From Bacillus basilensis, a single genomic window includes:
- a CDS encoding MarR family winged helix-turn-helix transcriptional regulator yields MTEDSLHLDNQLCFSIYACSKEVTRFYRPYLEEMGITYPQYITLLVLWEQDGLTVKEIGERLFLDSGTLTPMLKRMESLQLVKRVRSKEDERKVCIELTEQGKDLKEKACSLPTTMATNLGITEQEYRSLLIQLNKLIETMKTINDRKGE; encoded by the coding sequence ATGACAGAGGACTCTTTACATCTAGATAACCAACTTTGTTTTTCTATTTACGCCTGTTCTAAAGAAGTTACCCGCTTTTATCGACCATATTTAGAAGAGATGGGTATTACGTATCCCCAGTACATTACTTTACTCGTACTATGGGAGCAAGATGGACTCACAGTCAAAGAAATTGGAGAACGTCTATTTTTAGATTCCGGTACGTTAACGCCTATGTTAAAACGAATGGAATCATTACAACTTGTAAAACGCGTTCGTTCCAAAGAAGACGAGCGAAAAGTTTGTATTGAATTAACAGAACAAGGTAAAGATTTAAAAGAAAAGGCTTGTTCATTACCGACAACAATGGCAACAAATTTAGGAATTACAGAACAAGAATATCGTTCTTTATTAATTCAATTAAATAAACTAATTGAAACAATGAAAACAATTAATGATAGAAAAGGGGAATAA
- a CDS encoding organic hydroperoxide resistance protein translates to MDKLYTASVTATGGRNGKVVSDDGILNLDVKMPKALGGAGGEATNPEQLFAAGYAACFDSALQLVIRTKRVKVESTEVTAHVSIGKDTDGGFGLSAVLDVHVAGVSHSEAQELVEAAHGVCPYSKATRGNIEVTLNVR, encoded by the coding sequence ATGGATAAATTATATACTGCTTCAGTAACTGCTACAGGTGGAAGAAACGGAAAAGTAGTCTCAGATGACGGCATATTAAATCTTGATGTGAAAATGCCGAAAGCACTAGGTGGTGCAGGCGGAGAGGCAACAAATCCAGAACAACTATTTGCTGCTGGTTATGCCGCTTGTTTTGATAGTGCTTTACAACTTGTCATTCGTACAAAACGTGTGAAAGTAGAAAGTACAGAAGTAACTGCTCACGTTTCTATCGGAAAAGATACGGATGGTGGTTTCGGCCTATCTGCTGTACTTGATGTACATGTCGCTGGCGTTTCACATAGCGAAGCACAAGAACTTGTAGAAGCTGCTCATGGTGTATGTCCTTACTCTAAAGCAACACGAGGAAATATTGAAGTTACGTTAAATGTACGCTAA
- the ysxC gene encoding ribosome biogenesis GTP-binding protein YsxC: protein MKVTKADIVISAVKPEQYPDSDLPEIALAGRSNVGKSSFINKILNRKKLVRISSKPGKTQTLNFFLINEMMHFVDVPGYGYAKVSKSERAAWGKMIETYFTTREQLDAAVLVVDLRHQPTNDDVMMYDFLKHYEIPTIIIATKADKIPKGKWQKHLKVVKETLAVEIGDEIVLFSSETGLGKEEAWKAIHKMTKTKNA from the coding sequence ATGAAAGTAACAAAAGCAGATATTGTAATTAGTGCTGTTAAACCAGAACAATATCCAGACAGTGATTTACCAGAAATTGCATTAGCAGGTCGTTCAAATGTCGGGAAGTCTTCCTTTATTAATAAAATTTTAAATCGTAAAAAGTTAGTACGTATTTCTTCTAAACCAGGAAAAACGCAAACGTTGAACTTTTTCTTAATCAATGAGATGATGCATTTTGTTGACGTTCCAGGTTATGGATATGCGAAAGTATCTAAATCAGAGCGCGCAGCATGGGGCAAAATGATTGAAACGTACTTTACAACGCGTGAGCAATTAGACGCAGCTGTATTAGTAGTTGATTTACGTCACCAACCAACAAACGATGACGTAATGATGTATGATTTCTTAAAGCACTATGAAATCCCAACAATTATTATTGCAACGAAAGCCGATAAAATTCCGAAAGGAAAATGGCAAAAGCATTTAAAAGTTGTAAAAGAAACGCTTGCTGTTGAAATTGGCGATGAAATTGTTCTATTCTCTTCTGAAACAGGACTTGGAAAAGAAGAAGCATGGAAAGCAATTCATAAAATGACAAAAACAAAAAACGCGTGA
- the lon gene encoding endopeptidase La, with amino-acid sequence MSSMNTNERIVPLLPLRGVLVYPTMVLHLDVGRDKSIQALEQAAMDENIIFLAMQKEMNIDDPKEDDIYSVGTVAKVKQMLKLPNGTLRVLVEGLHRAEVVEFIEEENVVQVSIKTVTEEVEDDLEEKALMRTLLEHFEQYIKVSKKVSNETFATVADVEEPGRLADLIASHLPIKTKQKQEILEIISVKERLHTLISIIQDEQELLSLEKKIGQKVKRSMERTQKEYFLREQMKAIQTELGDKEGKGGEVEELREKIEQSGMPEETMKAALKELDRYEKLPASSAESGVIRNYMDWLLALPWTEATEDMIDLVHSEEILNKDHYGLEKVKERVLEYLAVQKLTNSLKGPILCLVGPPGVGKTSLARSIATSLNRNFVRVSLGGVRDESEIRGHRRTYVGAMPGRIIQGMKKAKSVNPVFLLDEIDKMSNDFRGDPSAALLEVLDPEQNHNFSDHYIEEPYDLSKVMFVATANTLSSIPGPLLDRMEIISIAGYTELEKVHIAREHLLPKQLKEHGLRKGNLQVRDEALLEIIRYYTREAGVRTLERQIAKVCRKAAKIIVTAERKRIVVTEKNVVDLLGKHIFRYGQAEKTDQVGMATGLAYTAAGGDTLAIEVSVAPGKGKLILTGKLGDVMKESAQAAFSYIRSRAEELQIDPNFHEKNDIHIHVPEGAVPKDGPSAGITMATALISALTGIPVSKEVGMTGEITLRGRVLPIGGLKEKTLSAHRAGLTKIILPAENEKDLDDIPESVKENLTFVLASHLDEVLEHALVGVKQ; translated from the coding sequence ATGTCTAGTATGAATACGAATGAAAGAATCGTACCCCTCCTACCATTAAGAGGCGTTCTCGTATATCCAACGATGGTTCTGCATCTTGATGTAGGACGTGATAAATCGATACAAGCACTAGAGCAGGCGGCAATGGATGAAAATATCATCTTTTTAGCAATGCAAAAAGAAATGAATATCGATGATCCGAAAGAAGATGACATATATAGTGTAGGTACAGTGGCGAAAGTGAAGCAAATGTTAAAATTGCCGAACGGTACGCTTCGTGTCCTTGTAGAAGGTTTACATAGAGCAGAAGTAGTAGAGTTTATCGAAGAAGAAAATGTAGTGCAAGTTTCTATCAAAACGGTAACGGAAGAAGTGGAAGATGATCTAGAAGAGAAAGCTCTTATGCGTACGTTACTGGAGCATTTCGAACAATATATTAAAGTTTCGAAAAAAGTTTCAAATGAAACATTTGCAACGGTAGCTGATGTAGAAGAGCCAGGAAGATTAGCTGATTTAATTGCTTCTCACTTGCCAATTAAGACGAAGCAGAAACAAGAAATTTTAGAGATTATATCTGTGAAGGAACGATTACATACACTTATTTCAATTATTCAAGATGAACAAGAGTTACTTAGTTTAGAAAAGAAAATTGGACAAAAAGTGAAACGTTCAATGGAGCGCACGCAAAAAGAATATTTCTTACGTGAGCAAATGAAGGCGATTCAAACTGAACTTGGCGATAAAGAAGGTAAGGGCGGGGAAGTTGAAGAACTTCGTGAGAAAATTGAACAGTCGGGAATGCCTGAAGAAACAATGAAGGCTGCACTGAAAGAATTAGACCGTTATGAAAAGTTACCAGCAAGTTCTGCGGAGAGCGGTGTTATTCGCAATTATATGGATTGGTTATTAGCACTTCCGTGGACAGAAGCAACAGAAGATATGATTGATCTTGTTCATTCTGAAGAGATTTTAAACAAAGATCATTACGGTCTTGAGAAAGTGAAAGAGCGCGTGCTTGAATATTTAGCGGTACAGAAGTTAACGAATTCATTAAAAGGACCTATCCTTTGCTTAGTAGGACCTCCTGGGGTCGGAAAAACTTCGTTAGCGCGTTCAATTGCAACATCATTAAATCGTAATTTTGTCCGTGTTTCCCTTGGTGGTGTACGTGATGAATCTGAAATTCGTGGTCACCGTCGTACGTATGTTGGAGCGATGCCAGGACGTATTATTCAAGGTATGAAAAAGGCGAAATCAGTTAATCCAGTCTTTTTATTAGATGAGATTGATAAAATGTCTAACGATTTTCGTGGAGATCCATCTGCAGCATTACTTGAAGTGTTAGATCCAGAACAAAACCATAACTTCAGTGACCATTATATTGAAGAACCATATGATCTATCGAAAGTTATGTTTGTAGCAACTGCAAATACACTTTCAAGTATTCCAGGTCCATTACTTGACCGTATGGAAATTATTTCGATTGCTGGCTATACAGAACTTGAAAAAGTTCATATTGCTCGTGAACATTTATTGCCGAAACAATTAAAAGAGCATGGCTTACGAAAAGGTAATTTACAAGTACGTGATGAAGCACTTCTTGAAATTATTCGTTATTATACACGTGAGGCTGGTGTTCGTACGCTAGAGCGCCAAATTGCAAAAGTTTGCCGTAAAGCAGCAAAAATTATCGTTACAGCAGAACGCAAGCGCATTGTTGTAACGGAGAAAAATGTTGTTGATTTACTTGGTAAGCACATATTCCGTTATGGGCAAGCTGAAAAAACAGACCAAGTTGGTATGGCGACAGGTTTGGCGTATACAGCAGCAGGCGGGGATACACTTGCGATTGAAGTCTCTGTAGCGCCAGGTAAGGGGAAATTAATTTTAACAGGGAAACTTGGGGATGTTATGAAAGAATCAGCACAAGCTGCGTTTAGTTATATTCGTTCTCGTGCAGAAGAGCTTCAGATTGATCCGAATTTTCATGAGAAAAATGATATTCATATTCATGTTCCAGAAGGAGCAGTTCCAAAAGATGGACCGTCAGCAGGTATTACGATGGCAACGGCACTTATTTCTGCACTAACAGGTATTCCTGTAAGTAAAGAAGTGGGGATGACAGGTGAAATTACACTTCGTGGCCGTGTATTACCAATTGGTGGTTTAAAAGAAAAAACATTAAGTGCTCACCGCGCAGGTTTAACTAAGATTATTTTACCAGCGGAAAATGAGAAAGATTTAGATGATATTCCAGAGAGCGTAAAAGAAAACCTTACGTTTGTGCTTGCATCTCATTTAGATGAAGTATTGGAGCACGCATTAGTAGGAGTGAAACAATGA